The Streptomyces aurantiacus genome includes a region encoding these proteins:
- a CDS encoding 4-(cytidine 5'-diphospho)-2-C-methyl-D-erythritol kinase, with protein MSVTVRVPAKVNVQLAVGGARPDGFHDLANVFLAVGLYDEVTVTPADSLRVTCEGPDASQVPLDRTNLAARAVEKLAARYGRRADVHLHIAKDIPVAGGMAGGSADGAGALLACDTLWGTGASQEELLDICAELGSDVPFSLVGGAALGTGRGEKLRILEVGGTFHWVFAVADGGLSTPAVYGEFDRLNAGIDVPEPVASGGLLGALAAGDATGLAAALSNDLQAAALSLRPSLAATLAAGTSAGALAALVSGSGPTTAFLVPDAEAAEKVADALAGSGTCRAARVAAGPVPGAVVL; from the coding sequence GTGAGCGTCACGGTACGGGTTCCGGCCAAGGTCAACGTCCAGCTGGCCGTGGGAGGCGCCCGCCCCGACGGGTTCCACGACCTGGCCAACGTCTTCCTCGCGGTCGGCCTGTACGACGAGGTGACGGTGACCCCCGCCGACTCGCTCCGGGTGACCTGCGAGGGGCCCGACGCCTCCCAGGTGCCGCTGGACCGTACGAACCTGGCGGCCAGGGCCGTGGAGAAACTGGCGGCACGGTACGGGCGCCGGGCCGACGTCCACCTCCACATCGCCAAGGACATCCCCGTCGCCGGAGGGATGGCGGGCGGCTCCGCCGACGGCGCGGGCGCGCTGCTCGCCTGCGACACCCTCTGGGGTACGGGGGCCTCGCAGGAAGAACTGCTCGACATCTGCGCCGAGTTGGGCAGCGACGTGCCGTTCAGCCTGGTCGGCGGGGCGGCGCTCGGCACCGGGCGGGGTGAGAAGCTGCGGATCCTGGAGGTCGGCGGGACCTTCCACTGGGTGTTCGCCGTCGCCGACGGCGGCTTGTCGACGCCGGCCGTGTACGGGGAGTTCGACCGGCTCAACGCCGGAATCGACGTGCCGGAGCCGGTGGCCTCCGGCGGGCTGCTCGGGGCGCTGGCGGCGGGGGACGCCACGGGTCTTGCCGCCGCGCTCTCCAACGACCTCCAGGCCGCCGCGCTCTCGTTGCGTCCGTCACTGGCCGCGACCCTGGCCGCGGGCACCTCCGCGGGGGCGCTGGCCGCGCTGGTGTCCGGGTCCGGGCCCACCACCGCGTTCCTCGTCCCCGACGCGGAGGCCGCGGAGAAGGTCGCCGACGCGCTGGCGGGTTCCGGGACGTGTCGCGCCGCGCGCGTGGCTGCGGGGCCTGTGCCGGGGGCTGTCGTGCTCTGA
- the rsmA gene encoding 16S rRNA (adenine(1518)-N(6)/adenine(1519)-N(6))-dimethyltransferase RsmA, with amino-acid sequence MTSPASDALLGPADIRELAAALGVRPTKQRGQNFVIDANTVRRIVRTAGVRLEDVVVEVGPGLGSLTLGLLEAADRVVAVEIDDVLAGALPATIDARMPARAERFALVHCDAMQVTELPGPAPTALVANLPYNVAVPVLLHMLDTFPTIERTLVMVQAEVADRLAAPPGSKVYGVPSVKANWHAEVKRAGSIGRNVFWPAPNVDSGLVSLVRRAEPVRTTASQREVFAVVDAAFAQRRKTLRAALSGWAGSAPAAEAALVAAGVSPQARGESLTVEEFARIAEAAPSRGATPEPPKERQ; translated from the coding sequence GTGACCAGCCCCGCCTCCGACGCCCTCCTGGGCCCCGCCGACATCCGCGAGCTCGCGGCAGCCCTCGGCGTACGGCCCACCAAGCAGCGCGGTCAGAACTTCGTCATCGACGCCAACACCGTGCGGCGCATCGTCCGGACCGCCGGTGTCCGCCTCGAGGACGTGGTCGTCGAGGTCGGACCGGGCCTCGGGTCGCTGACCCTGGGGCTCCTGGAGGCGGCCGACCGGGTCGTCGCCGTCGAGATCGACGACGTCCTCGCGGGCGCCCTCCCCGCCACGATCGACGCCCGGATGCCGGCCCGCGCCGAACGCTTCGCGCTCGTCCACTGCGACGCCATGCAGGTGACCGAGCTGCCCGGGCCCGCCCCGACCGCCCTCGTCGCGAACCTCCCGTACAACGTCGCCGTCCCGGTCCTGCTGCACATGCTCGACACCTTCCCCACCATCGAGCGCACGCTCGTGATGGTGCAGGCGGAGGTCGCCGACCGGCTCGCCGCGCCGCCCGGCTCGAAGGTGTACGGCGTGCCCTCCGTGAAGGCGAACTGGCACGCCGAGGTCAAGCGCGCCGGGTCGATCGGCCGCAACGTCTTCTGGCCCGCGCCGAACGTGGACAGCGGGCTCGTCTCGCTGGTCCGCCGCGCGGAGCCGGTCCGGACGACCGCCTCCCAGCGCGAGGTGTTCGCCGTCGTGGACGCCGCCTTCGCCCAGCGCCGCAAGACCCTGCGGGCGGCGCTGTCCGGCTGGGCCGGCTCGGCGCCGGCCGCCGAGGCCGCCCTCGTCGCGGCGGGCGTCTCGCCCCAGGCGCGCGGCGAGTCCCTCACGGTGGAGGAGTTCGCACGGATCGCGGAGGCTGCGCCATCCCGGGGGGCGACCCCCGAACCCCCGAAGGAGCGGCAGTGA
- a CDS encoding resuscitation-promoting factor, with protein sequence MSSPQYETYGPTYEHPEPYGHGHPDTYRPAYEHQPAHEHDREPAYGHEPGYSHEPGYSHEPGYGHDSAYGHDCAYEGERGHGRGHEPVHEAWPPDAPTLPRQAVPLAPTAELPLPGGRAEARRAARRRRSAERPDVRKLLPQALVVAFLAGGTSAFVADDKAIELTVDGKPRTLHTFADDVSELLAEEGVPLGAHDVVAPGPEAALASGDEIDVRYGRPVRLTLDGRRSQVWTTAHTVDEALRELGVRAEGAYVSAPRTRRIGRAGLALDVRTERTVTVMADGRARTVRTNAATVRETVEEAGITLRGQDTTSVPPGSFPRDGQTVTVLRITGTKEVREEPIPFDVRRTPDPALFRGTEVVEQAGQAGLRRVTYSLRTVNGVKQKPRRLRSEVVHEPRTQVVKVGTQPLPTSVQGADGLNWQGLARCESGGRPGAVDPSGTYGGLYQFDTQTWQSLGGAGRPQEASAAEQTLRAKKLYVRRGASPWPHCGGRLHG encoded by the coding sequence GTGAGCAGTCCGCAGTACGAGACGTACGGCCCGACATACGAGCATCCCGAGCCGTACGGTCACGGACACCCGGACACGTACCGGCCCGCCTACGAGCACCAGCCCGCCCACGAGCACGACCGCGAGCCCGCGTACGGCCACGAGCCCGGGTACAGCCACGAGCCCGGGTACAGCCACGAGCCCGGGTACGGCCACGACTCCGCGTACGGCCACGACTGCGCGTACGAGGGTGAACGCGGCCACGGACGCGGGCACGAGCCCGTCCACGAGGCCTGGCCCCCGGACGCGCCGACCCTCCCGCGGCAGGCGGTGCCCCTCGCCCCGACCGCCGAGCTGCCTCTGCCGGGGGGCCGCGCCGAGGCCCGGCGGGCCGCCCGTCGCCGCAGGAGCGCCGAGCGGCCCGACGTACGGAAACTGTTGCCGCAGGCGCTGGTCGTGGCCTTCCTCGCGGGCGGCACCTCCGCGTTCGTCGCCGACGACAAGGCGATCGAGCTGACCGTCGACGGAAAGCCGCGCACACTGCACACCTTCGCGGACGACGTGAGCGAGCTGCTCGCCGAGGAGGGCGTCCCGCTGGGCGCCCACGACGTGGTGGCACCCGGCCCGGAAGCCGCGCTGGCCAGCGGCGACGAGATCGACGTCCGGTACGGGCGTCCCGTGCGCCTCACCCTCGACGGCCGGCGCAGCCAGGTGTGGACGACCGCCCACACCGTGGACGAGGCACTGCGGGAGCTCGGAGTGCGAGCGGAGGGCGCGTACGTGTCGGCGCCGCGCACCCGGCGGATCGGGCGGGCGGGGCTCGCGCTCGACGTCCGGACCGAGCGGACCGTGACGGTCATGGCGGACGGACGGGCACGGACGGTCCGGACGAACGCGGCGACGGTCCGCGAGACCGTGGAGGAGGCCGGGATCACGCTGCGCGGGCAGGACACCACGTCCGTGCCGCCCGGCAGCTTCCCGCGCGACGGGCAGACGGTGACGGTCCTGCGGATCACCGGTACGAAGGAGGTCCGCGAGGAGCCGATCCCCTTCGACGTGCGGCGGACACCGGACCCCGCGCTCTTCCGGGGCACCGAGGTCGTCGAGCAGGCGGGCCAGGCCGGGCTGCGGCGCGTCACGTACTCCCTGCGGACCGTCAACGGGGTCAAGCAGAAGCCGCGCCGGCTCAGGTCGGAGGTGGTGCACGAGCCGCGGACGCAGGTGGTGAAGGTGGGGACACAGCCACTCCCCACGTCCGTGCAGGGCGCGGACGGCCTGAACTGGCAGGGGCTCGCCCGCTGCGAGTCCGGCGGGCGGCCCGGAGCGGTGGATCCCTCCGGGACGTACGGAGGGCTCTACCAGTTCGACACGCAGACCTGGCAGAGCCTCGGCGGGGCGGGGCGCCCGCAGGAGGCGTCCGCCGCCGAGCAGACCCTCCGGGCCAAGAAGCTGTACGTGCGGCGGGGGGCGAGTCCCTGGCCGCACTGCGGGGGGCGGCTGCACGGGTGA
- a CDS encoding TatD family hydrolase codes for MPSNAEAPPPPTPLRVPVADSHTHLDMQSGTVEEALAKAASVGVTTVVQVGCDVKGSRWAAETAAAHDAVHATVALHPNEAPRIVHGDPDGWSRQGARTAGGSGALDEALSEIDRLAALPQVRGVGETGLDHFRTGPEGKDAQERSFRAHIEMAKRHGKALVIHDRDAHADVLRILKEEGAPERTVFHCYSGDAAMAEICARAGYYMSFAGNMTFKNAQPLRDALAVAPLELVLVETDAPFLTPAPYRGRPNAPYLIPVTVRAMAAVRGVDEDVLATAISANTARAFDY; via the coding sequence ATGCCTTCCAACGCCGAAGCCCCGCCCCCGCCGACCCCCCTGCGGGTGCCGGTCGCCGACTCGCACACCCATCTCGACATGCAGTCCGGCACGGTCGAGGAGGCCCTCGCCAAGGCCGCGTCGGTCGGCGTGACGACCGTCGTGCAGGTGGGCTGCGACGTGAAGGGCTCCCGCTGGGCGGCCGAGACGGCCGCCGCCCACGACGCCGTCCACGCGACCGTCGCACTCCACCCGAACGAGGCTCCGCGGATCGTGCACGGCGACCCGGACGGATGGTCCCGGCAGGGGGCCCGGACGGCCGGCGGTTCCGGCGCGCTGGACGAGGCGCTCTCCGAGATCGACCGGCTCGCCGCCCTTCCCCAGGTCAGGGGTGTCGGCGAGACCGGCCTCGACCACTTCCGTACGGGGCCCGAGGGCAAGGACGCCCAGGAGCGGTCCTTCCGCGCCCACATCGAGATGGCCAAGCGGCACGGCAAGGCCCTGGTCATCCACGACCGGGACGCCCACGCCGACGTGCTGCGGATCCTGAAGGAGGAGGGCGCGCCCGAGCGGACCGTGTTCCACTGCTACTCCGGTGACGCGGCGATGGCGGAGATCTGCGCACGGGCCGGCTACTACATGTCGTTCGCCGGGAACATGACCTTCAAGAACGCGCAGCCGCTGCGCGACGCCCTCGCCGTGGCGCCGCTGGAACTCGTCCTCGTCGAGACCGACGCGCCCTTCCTGACCCCCGCGCCGTACCGCGGACGGCCCAACGCCCCTTATCTCATTCCGGTCACGGTCCGTGCCATGGCCGCCGTACGGGGCGTGGACGAGGACGTGCTGGCGACGGCGATCTCGGCGAACACTGCCCGCGCGTTCGATTACTGA
- the rsmI gene encoding 16S rRNA (cytidine(1402)-2'-O)-methyltransferase codes for MTGTLVLAGTPIGDIADAPPRLAAELAGADVIAAEDTRRLRRLTQALDVQTSGRVVSYFEGNESARTPELVEALVGGARVLLVTDAGMPSVSDPGYRLVAAAVEKDIKVTAVPGPSAVLTALALSGLPVDRFCFEGFLPRKAGERLSRLRENEGERRTLVYFEAPHRLDDTLAAMAEVFGTQRRAAVCRELTKTYEEVRRGPLGELAAWAAEGVRGEITVVVEGAPEKGAEGLDADELVRRVRVREEAGERRKEAIAAVAADAGLPKREVFDAVVAAKNATRTTP; via the coding sequence GTGACAGGAACCCTTGTACTCGCAGGCACGCCCATCGGGGACATCGCGGACGCCCCGCCCCGGCTGGCGGCGGAGCTGGCGGGGGCCGACGTCATCGCCGCCGAGGACACCAGGCGGCTGCGGCGGCTGACCCAGGCACTGGACGTACAGACGTCCGGGCGGGTCGTGTCGTACTTCGAGGGCAACGAGTCGGCGCGTACGCCCGAGCTGGTCGAGGCGCTGGTGGGCGGGGCGCGCGTGCTGCTCGTCACGGACGCCGGGATGCCGTCCGTGTCCGATCCCGGATACCGGCTGGTCGCCGCGGCCGTGGAGAAGGACATCAAGGTCACGGCCGTCCCGGGGCCCTCCGCGGTGCTCACCGCGCTCGCGCTGTCCGGGCTGCCCGTCGACCGGTTCTGCTTCGAGGGGTTCCTGCCGAGGAAGGCCGGCGAGCGGCTGTCGCGGCTGCGGGAGAACGAGGGCGAGCGGCGCACGCTCGTGTACTTCGAGGCGCCGCACCGGCTCGACGACACGCTCGCCGCGATGGCCGAGGTGTTCGGGACCCAGCGGCGGGCCGCCGTCTGCCGGGAGCTGACCAAGACGTACGAGGAGGTCAGGCGGGGCCCCCTCGGGGAGCTCGCCGCCTGGGCCGCCGAAGGGGTGCGCGGGGAGATCACCGTCGTCGTCGAGGGCGCTCCCGAGAAGGGCGCCGAAGGCCTGGACGCCGACGAGCTGGTGCGCAGGGTGCGGGTGCGCGAGGAGGCGGGGGAGCGGCGCAAGGAGGCGATCGCCGCCGTCGCCGCCGACGCGGGTCTGCCCAAGCGGGAGGTCTTCGACGCGGTCGTCGCGGCGAAGAACGCGACGCGCACGACCCCATGA
- a CDS encoding dolichyl-phosphate-mannose--protein mannosyltransferase yields the protein MTSTASSTDTRQGQGVEEQRPSWQQRLRRFGWSAGPRDDVRDRLVPAYTEPGPRLWAAIGLRQEAAGRVVRWSAWGGPLLITLMAGLMRFWNLGGPKAVIFDETYYAKDAWALINRGFEVNWAKDANELILQNGGDVRIPADAAYVVHPPVGKYVIGLGEWMFGFTPFGWRFMTALLGTLSILMLCRIGRRLFRSTFLGCLAGALMAVDGLHFVMSRAALLDQVLMFFVLAAFGCLLIDRDKTRERLAAALPPDADGIVRPDARIAEHTLLGRRPWRLAAGLMLGLAIGTKWNGLYVLVAFGLMTVLWDVGSRRVAGARRPHLAVLKHDVGWAFLSTVPVAIGTYIVSWTGWFLSATDGKGGYYRNWATADGRTSDWSWLFPDWWRSLWHYETQVYEFHVGLHSPHTYESNPWSWIVTGRPVSYFYESPLPGKDGCPTDAGEKCAREVLALGTPLLWWAAAFAVLYVLWRWLFRRDWRAGAIACGIAAGYLPWFLYQERTIFFFYAVVFLPFLCLAVTMMIGAILGSPGSDERRRVVGAATAGVLVLLIAWNFIYFWPIYTGQAIPIDSWRSRMWLDTWV from the coding sequence GTGACAAGTACCGCGTCCTCCACGGACACCCGGCAGGGACAGGGCGTCGAAGAGCAGCGGCCGTCGTGGCAGCAGCGACTGCGCAGGTTCGGCTGGTCGGCCGGCCCCAGAGACGACGTCCGCGACCGCCTCGTGCCCGCGTACACCGAGCCCGGCCCACGGCTGTGGGCGGCGATCGGACTCCGGCAGGAGGCCGCGGGGCGCGTCGTCCGCTGGTCGGCGTGGGGCGGCCCGCTGCTCATCACGCTGATGGCGGGGCTGATGCGCTTCTGGAACCTGGGCGGCCCGAAGGCGGTGATATTCGACGAGACGTACTACGCCAAGGACGCGTGGGCACTCATCAACCGCGGTTTCGAGGTCAACTGGGCGAAGGACGCCAACGAGCTGATCCTGCAGAACGGCGGGGACGTCAGAATCCCTGCGGACGCCGCCTATGTCGTCCACCCGCCGGTCGGCAAGTACGTCATCGGGCTCGGCGAGTGGATGTTCGGGTTCACGCCGTTCGGCTGGCGGTTCATGACGGCCCTGCTCGGCACGCTGTCGATCCTGATGCTGTGCCGGATCGGCCGCCGGCTGTTCCGCTCGACGTTCCTCGGCTGCCTGGCGGGCGCGCTGATGGCCGTGGACGGTCTGCACTTCGTGATGAGCCGCGCCGCGCTGCTCGACCAGGTGCTGATGTTCTTCGTCCTGGCGGCCTTCGGCTGCCTGCTCATCGACCGGGACAAGACCCGCGAACGCCTGGCGGCCGCGCTGCCGCCGGACGCGGACGGGATCGTGCGCCCGGACGCACGCATCGCGGAGCACACCCTCCTGGGCCGCCGCCCCTGGCGCCTGGCGGCCGGACTGATGCTCGGCCTCGCCATCGGCACCAAGTGGAACGGCCTGTACGTCCTCGTCGCGTTCGGTCTGATGACGGTCCTGTGGGACGTCGGCTCCCGGCGGGTGGCGGGTGCCCGCCGCCCCCACCTGGCGGTCCTCAAGCACGACGTGGGCTGGGCGTTCCTCTCCACCGTCCCGGTCGCGATCGGCACGTACATCGTGTCGTGGACCGGCTGGTTCCTGTCGGCCACCGACGGCAAGGGCGGCTACTACCGCAACTGGGCCACGGCCGACGGCCGCACCAGCGACTGGTCGTGGCTGTTCCCCGACTGGTGGCGCAGCCTGTGGCACTACGAGACCCAGGTGTACGAGTTCCACGTCGGCCTGCACTCCCCGCACACGTACGAGTCGAACCCGTGGAGCTGGATCGTCACCGGCCGCCCGGTGTCGTACTTCTACGAGTCCCCGCTGCCCGGCAAGGACGGCTGTCCCACGGACGCGGGCGAGAAGTGCGCCCGCGAGGTCCTGGCCCTCGGCACCCCGCTCCTGTGGTGGGCGGCCGCCTTCGCGGTCCTCTACGTCCTGTGGCGCTGGCTCTTCCGCCGCGACTGGCGCGCGGGCGCGATCGCCTGCGGCATCGCGGCCGGCTACCTCCCGTGGTTCCTCTACCAGGAACGGACGATCTTCTTCTTCTACGCGGTCGTCTTCCTCCCCTTCCTGTGCCTTGCGGTGACGATGATGATCGGCGCCATCCTCGGCTCCCCGGGCTCCGACGAACGCCGCCGAGTGGTGGGCGCGGCCACGGCGGGCGTCCTGGTCCTCCTCATCGCCTGGAACTTCATCTACTTCTGGCCCATCTACACGGGCCAGGCGATCCCCATCGACTCGTGGCGGTCGCGGATGTGGCTGGACACCTGGGTCTAG
- a CDS encoding chitosanase yields the protein MKRPGRLLRAVAPVATTAAFLTVTGCGLTDPPGSDGSLSSGSSRPGAGPSSESERAKDDALIATLPAGLAAPGKKELAQQIVATAEHSTLDWRGQYDYIEDLGDGNGYTAGIAGFCTGTSDLLTLVERYTKSHPDNGLARYLPALRKVDGTDSHEGLDPGFTEAWVKEAQKADFRKAQDTQRDRDYFDPAVRLAKLDGLGTLGQFVYYDAMVLHGPGTGPRGFYGLRETAMAKADTPAEGGKQAAYLDVFLDVHREAMTYKEPRRDTTRIDTTLRKFLDDGNVDLSTPLRWEMYGETFRVP from the coding sequence ATGAAACGTCCTGGTCGTCTCCTTCGCGCCGTCGCCCCGGTGGCCACGACGGCCGCTTTCCTCACCGTGACCGGCTGCGGTCTGACGGACCCGCCGGGCAGCGACGGGTCCCTGTCGTCCGGGTCGTCCCGCCCGGGAGCCGGTCCGTCGTCGGAGTCGGAGCGTGCGAAGGACGACGCGCTGATCGCCACGTTGCCGGCCGGCCTCGCCGCCCCCGGCAAGAAGGAACTGGCGCAGCAGATCGTGGCGACGGCCGAGCACTCCACGCTCGACTGGCGCGGCCAGTACGACTACATCGAGGACCTCGGCGACGGCAACGGCTACACGGCAGGCATCGCCGGCTTCTGCACCGGCACCAGCGACCTGCTCACGCTGGTCGAGCGCTACACGAAGAGCCATCCGGACAACGGTCTCGCACGCTATCTGCCCGCTCTGCGCAAGGTCGACGGCACCGACTCCCACGAGGGTCTGGACCCGGGCTTCACCGAGGCGTGGGTGAAGGAGGCGCAGAAGGCAGACTTCCGCAAGGCCCAGGACACCCAGCGCGACCGCGACTACTTCGACCCCGCCGTGCGCCTGGCGAAGCTCGACGGGCTCGGCACACTCGGCCAGTTCGTCTACTACGACGCGATGGTGCTGCACGGCCCCGGCACCGGACCGCGTGGCTTCTACGGCCTGCGTGAGACCGCCATGGCCAAGGCGGACACCCCGGCCGAGGGTGGCAAGCAGGCGGCCTACCTCGACGTCTTCCTGGACGTCCACCGCGAGGCGATGACGTACAAGGAGCCGCGGCGCGACACCACGCGCATCGACACGACACTGCGGAAGTTCCTCGATGACGGCAATGTCGACCTGAGCACGCCGCTGCGGTGGGAGATGTACGGCGAAACGTTTCGTGTGCCGTAA
- a CDS encoding penicillin-binding transpeptidase domain-containing protein codes for MRNGAKAAIVGGVFAVMVGGAGYGAYNIVSAVNGDGGSARTTSAKTGPPSDDEVRETSEKFLAAWAKGQAATAADRTNNATVAKALLADYSGRAHIGKVKIEPGTASGTTVPFTVSATVSYEGRSKPLSYRSELTVVRGKTTGRALVDWRPSVVHPDLKTGDTLVTGESASPPIEAVDRDGVALTKGKYPSLGPVLDTLRDRYGDKAGGTPGVELAIRHESESAGDTPLVTLAKGRAGQLRTTISATAQAAAEKAVKQYAESSVVAVKPSSGEVLAVANHREDGFNAAFLGKAAPGSTMKIITAAMFIDNGVTAMNSPAPCPATATWQSVPFKNLTGMEPDEGATLANSFMRSCNTAFVKLIDGTDERPLTDESLTTEAQERFGLGKDWKTGIVSFDGSVPASGGPKRAANAIGQGDVQMNPLNVASVTATAITGTFRQPYLVSPKLDDRRLATARGLPGGTVAQLKQMMRLTATGGTAARAMSSLGGDIGAKTGSAEVDGQETSNSWFTGFRGDVAAAAMTEEGGHGGDAAGPIVAAVLRTGG; via the coding sequence ATGCGCAACGGGGCCAAGGCCGCCATTGTGGGCGGGGTGTTCGCTGTGATGGTGGGGGGCGCCGGGTACGGCGCGTACAACATAGTGAGCGCGGTCAACGGGGACGGCGGTTCGGCGCGGACGACCTCGGCGAAGACCGGGCCGCCCTCGGACGACGAGGTCCGGGAGACCAGCGAGAAGTTCCTCGCGGCCTGGGCGAAGGGCCAGGCCGCCACGGCCGCGGACCGGACGAACAACGCGACGGTCGCCAAGGCCCTGCTGGCCGACTACTCCGGCCGGGCGCACATCGGCAAGGTGAAGATCGAGCCCGGTACGGCGTCGGGCACGACCGTGCCCTTCACCGTGTCGGCCACGGTGTCGTACGAGGGAAGGAGCAAGCCTCTCTCGTACCGGAGCGAACTGACCGTCGTACGGGGGAAGACCACGGGCAGGGCGCTGGTCGACTGGCGGCCGTCCGTCGTCCACCCGGACCTCAAAACGGGTGACACGCTGGTCACGGGTGAGTCGGCGAGCCCGCCCATCGAGGCGGTGGACCGCGACGGCGTCGCCTTGACCAAGGGAAAGTACCCCTCGCTCGGCCCGGTCCTGGACACGCTGCGCGACCGGTACGGCGACAAGGCGGGCGGCACGCCCGGCGTCGAGCTCGCGATCCGGCACGAGAGCGAGAGCGCGGGCGACACCCCGCTGGTGACCCTCGCCAAGGGCAGGGCGGGACAGCTGCGCACCACCATCTCCGCGACCGCACAGGCGGCGGCGGAGAAGGCGGTCAAGCAGTACGCGGAGTCGTCGGTGGTCGCCGTGAAGCCGAGCTCCGGGGAGGTGCTGGCGGTCGCGAACCACCGCGAGGACGGGTTCAACGCGGCGTTCCTGGGCAAGGCCGCACCCGGTTCCACGATGAAGATCATCACCGCGGCGATGTTCATCGACAATGGCGTGACCGCGATGAACAGCCCGGCGCCCTGCCCGGCGACCGCCACCTGGCAGAGCGTGCCATTCAAGAACCTCACAGGCATGGAACCCGACGAGGGCGCCACGCTCGCCAACAGCTTCATGCGTTCGTGCAACACGGCCTTCGTGAAGCTCATCGACGGCACCGACGAGCGCCCGCTCACCGATGAGTCGCTCACCACCGAGGCGCAGGAGCGGTTCGGTCTCGGCAAGGACTGGAAGACGGGCATCGTCTCCTTCGACGGGAGCGTCCCCGCGTCCGGCGGCCCGAAGCGCGCGGCCAACGCCATCGGCCAGGGCGACGTCCAGATGAACCCGCTGAACGTGGCGTCGGTCACGGCGACCGCGATCACCGGCACGTTCCGGCAGCCCTATCTCGTGTCGCCGAAACTCGACGACCGCCGGCTGGCCACCGCGCGCGGCCTGCCGGGCGGCACCGTCGCCCAGCTGAAGCAGATGATGCGGCTGACCGCGACCGGCGGCACCGCCGCGCGGGCCATGTCCTCGCTCGGCGGCGACATCGGCGCGAAGACCGGCTCCGCCGAGGTCGACGGCCAGGAGACGTCCAACAGCTGGTTCACGGGATTCCGGGGCGATGTCGCGGCCGCGGCCATGACCGAGGAGGGCGGCCACGGCGGCGACGCGGCGGGCCCGATTGTCGCAGCTGTGCTACGGACAGGTGGCTGA